From Oryctolagus cuniculus chromosome 17, mOryCun1.1, whole genome shotgun sequence, a single genomic window includes:
- the LOC103351513 gene encoding olfactory receptor-like protein DTMT, producing MTGKNQTTVSEFLLLGLPIQPQHKNLFYVLFLAMYLTTVIGNLLIIILIRLDSRLHTPMYLFLSNLSLSDLCFSSVTMPKLLQIMQSQVPSIPYEGCLAQMYFFLFFGDLESFLLVAMAYDRYVAICFPLHYTSIMSPKLCFCLAALSWVLTTFHALLHTLLMARLSFCADNVISHFFCDMSALLKLACSDTHVNALVIFVTGSIILVIPFLLIITSYARIVSSIIKVPSARGIRKAFSTCGSHLSVVSLFYGTVIGLYLIPSANNSTVKEIVMAMMYTVVTPMLNPFIYSLRNQDIKGALGRINCGKKTLFSLGC from the coding sequence ATGACAGGAAAGAACCAAACCACTGTGTCAGAGttcctcctcctgggcctgcCCATCCAGCCACAGCACAAAAACCTCTTCTACGTCCTGTTCCTGGCCATGTACCTGACCACAGTCATAGGGAACCTCCTCATCATCATCCTCATTCGACTGGACTCCCGTCTCCACACGCCCATGTATTTGTTTCTCAGCAACTTGTCCCTCTCtgacctctgcttctcctctgtcacAATGCCCAAATTGCTGCAGATCATGCAGAGCCAAGTCCCATCCATCCCCTATGAAGGATGCCTGGCCCAAATGTACTTCTTCCTGTTTTTTGGAGACCTGGAGAGCTTCCTCCTTGTGGCCATGGCCTacgaccgctatgtggccatctgtttCCCCCTGCACTACACCAGCATCATGAGCCCcaagctctgcttctgcctggcgGCACTGTCCTGGGTGCTGACCACATTCCATGCCCTGCTGCACACCCTGCTCATGGCCAGACTGTCTTTCTGTGCAGATAATGTAATCTCACACTTTTTCTGTGATATGTCTGCTCTTCTGAAGTTGGCCTGCTCTGATACCCATGTCAATGCATTGGTGATATTTGTCACGGGAAGCATCATTCTCGTCATCCCTTTCCTACTCATTATCACATCCTATGCAAGGATTGTGTCTTCCATCATCAAGGTTCCTTCTGCACGGGGCATCCGTaaggccttctccacctgtggctcccacCTGTCTGTGGTGTCGTTGTTCTATGGGACAGTTATTGGTCTCTACCTAATCCCGTCAGCCAATAATTCTACTGTGAAAGAGATTGTCATGGCTATGATGTACACTGTGGTGACTcccatgctgaaccccttcatctacagcctgaggaaccaAGACATAAAGGGAGCCCTGGGAAGAATTAACTGTGGAAAGAAGACTCTCTTCTCTCTAGGATGTTAG
- the LOC100357515 gene encoding olfactory receptor-like protein DTMT — translation MERGNQTVTSEFLLMGLPIEPDQRDLLYVLFLAMYLTTILGNLLIIVLIHLDSHLHTPMYLFLSNLSFSDLCFSSVTIPKLLQIMQSQVPSISYSGCLAQMYFFLLFADLESFLLVAMAYDRYVAICFPLHYTSIMSPKLCFCLVALSWVLTAFISLLHTLLMARLSFCADNVIPHFFCDMSALLKLACSDIQINEMVIFILGSLVIIVPFLLIFSSYVRIVSSILKVPSARGIRKALSTCGSHLSVVSLFYGTIIGLYLCPSADNSTVKETVMAVMYTVVTPMLNPFIYSLRNQDIKGALARIFSKRTIHFSLGQ, via the coding sequence atggAAAGAGGAAACCAAACTGTCACATCAGAGTTCCTCCTCATGGGTTTGCCTATTGAACCAGATCAGCGAGACCTGCTCTACGTCCTGTTTCTGGCCATGTACCTGACCACCATCCTGGGGAACCTCCTCATCATTGTCCTCATTCACCTGGACTCCCATCTCCACACGCCCATGTATTTGTTTCTCAGCAATTTGTCCTTCTCtgatctctgcttctcctctgtgacCATTCCTAAATTGCTGCAGATCATGCAGAGCCAAGTCCCATCCATCTCGTACTCCGGCTGCCTGGCCCAAATGtacttctttctgctttttgcagACCTGGAGAGCTTCCTCCTTGTGGCCATGGCCTacgaccgctatgtggccatctgcttCCCCCTGCACTATACCAGCATCATGAGCCCcaagctctgcttctgcctggtgGCGTTGTCCTGGGTGCTGACTGCATTCATCTCTTTGTTGCATACGCTGCTCATGGCCAGGCTGTCTTTCTGTGCAGACAATGTGATCCCCCACTTTTTCTGTGACATGTCAGCTCTGCTAAAGCTGGCCTGCTCTGACATTCAGATAAACGAGATGGTGATATTTATCTTGGGCAGTCTTGTCATTATTGTTCCATTTCTGCTGATCTTCTCATCCTATGTACGCATTGTGTCCTCCATCCTCAAGGTCCCTTCTGCCAGAGGCATCCGCAAGGCcctctccacctgtggctcccacCTGTCTGTGGTGTCACTGTTCTATGGGACAATCATTGGCCTCTACTTATGCCCTTCAGCTGACAATTCTACTGTGAAAGAGACCGTGATGGCTGTGATGTACACAGTGGTGACTCCTATGCTGAACCCCTTTATTTATAGTTTGAGGAATCAGGACATAAAGGGAGCCTTGGCAAGGATCTTTTCAAAGAGAACAATTCACTTTTCTCTGGGACAGTGA